From a single Endozoicomonas euniceicola genomic region:
- a CDS encoding E3 ubiquitin protein ligase, which yields MSDDICIICHGHFEVEVKPSLLSHDKIALPCFESHVYGRPCIIAWFDNGHLFCPYCRKKVPKEFAESIDNRTFLEKMTNTATQTGVALLNGAKIAMRTIASASKTKTAMCMLGAGVANYYYNPDPFTVYKTLGAFVGGAAGGTVLGSTIASMGPLPVIRVVPDLEAMSRLAELTATIGAFFDAKIQRPDNSVAFLGLSKTTAIGIYGVSIGLKIANQLGR from the coding sequence ATGAGTGATGATATATGTATAATTTGTCATGGACACTTTGAGGTCGAGGTCAAACCAAGTTTATTATCTCATGACAAAATCGCTCTTCCCTGCTTTGAGAGCCATGTTTATGGGAGACCCTGTATAATTGCCTGGTTTGATAATGGACACTTATTTTGCCCGTACTGCAGAAAAAAAGTACCCAAAGAGTTCGCCGAAAGTATAGACAATAGAACCTTTCTCGAGAAAATGACTAACACAGCCACCCAAACAGGTGTTGCTCTCTTGAATGGCGCAAAGATAGCCATGCGTACAATAGCTTCAGCCAGTAAAACTAAGACCGCTATGTGCATGCTAGGCGCGGGAGTGGCGAATTATTACTATAATCCCGACCCTTTTACAGTCTATAAGACTCTTGGTGCATTTGTAGGGGGTGCAGCAGGAGGTACCGTTTTAGGGTCAACAATAGCCAGTATGGGCCCTTTGCCCGTTATCAGGGTTGTTCCAGACCTTGAAGCTATGTCCAGGCTAGCAGAGCTAACTGCTACTATCGGGGCGTTCTTTGATGCAAAAATACAAAGACCCGACAACTCTGTGGCCTTTCTTGGTTTATCAAAAACGACTGCTATTGGTATTTATGGTGTTAGTATTGGTTTAAAAATTGCCAATCAGTTGGGGAGATAG